Part of the Triticum urartu cultivar G1812 chromosome 2, Tu2.1, whole genome shotgun sequence genome, ACATTGTCGATATACTGCGGTCCTAAAAATAAAGATAATGATGAAGATTTGCGGCAGAGTGGTTACTTCACATTTCATGGTTCCGTGGAATTCGCACTCAACCCAAACTAACATGTTCGTTGCGTCACGTTTCGTGTTTCGCTCACACGGTAGCATTACGGCGCGGGCGTGACCAGTTTACGTGTCGTACGCGTTGCCAAGCAGCGCATTTGATCACCGCACGCTGGCGAATCCTCACTCCTCCGGTCTTCGCAAACTCCACGTCCCCACCGCGTCAACCAAACGCACCTCGCCCGCTATATAGCGACCCGGGCTGACACAAAGCCAACCCCCTCCCGTGCTAGTAGGCAACCAGCAACCAAACTACTCCCGCAGATCAATCCTTGGGCGAGAAGAAAGGAAGAAACATCAATGGCGGCCGCTGGTTCCTCCGCCGCGTGGAAGAGATGGCTCCGCCCTGAGGTACGTCGATTCAACCCCCGCTCCTCCCACTCGTTTCTCCTCGGCTCGTAGATCGGAAAATTCCGTGATGAAACGAACTAGCCATGCGTTTTTCTCTTCGTGTTCCGTGATCTCGCTGGGTTTTCGGCGGACGATTTGATCTGTGTTTTCTCGCGATGAATCACGCGCTGCTGGTACGGTGCAGGTGTACCCGATCTTCGCGGCGACCGGCGTGGCCGTCTCCATCTGCGCCATGCAGCTCATCCGCAACATCACCACCAACCCGGAAGTCAGGTACCGAACCCCACCCCAACACGCGCCCCGTCTCGTCGGCGGAGACCCCGATCTGACTTCAACCTTGACGAAACCGTTTCCCAAATCTTGTTCGTTGTCGATCTGTGCAGGGTGACCAAGGAGAACAGGGCGGCGGGGATCCAGGAGAACTTCGACGAGGGGAAGCGCTACTCGCAGCACGGCTTCAGGAAGTTCATCGACCGCCAGCGCCCCGAGATCATGCCGGCCATCAACAACTTCTTCTCCGACCCTCCCAAGTATTAGTTCAGTTCAGTTCAGGCAGGCCGCGAATACCGCTCTGATGCACTGTTCGTTTCTTCCGAAGATTGCGCCCGGATTTTAGATGCTACCCATGTTGTTAGTCATAATTCGAATCATTTACATGCATGGCCATGGATTGATTGCCTGCCCGGTACGCTTAAGAATCATATAATTCGATTCATTGCCAGGCAATGTTAATATTTGATCATGTTTACGAGTATTACTTTTGTGATTTTAGATCTCTGATTTTGGTTTTCTTTTAGGCAAGCGTCAATTAGCGGCCGTGTATTGTTTCTGTTTAATGCCCTCCAGTTGCTTTACGGTAACACCTCTAGGTCACATGCACTATTTTTTTTAGAAACAGACCGCATGCACATAAGCAGAACCCAGCCGGAAAAACCTGGATGTTGGGAGGGTGGCATCTAAGGCTTTGTACAATCAAAAATGCTAGACCTACATAATGTTGCTACGTAACCTGCGTAAACTTCCTTTCCCTTCAACAAAAcatccccccccccctcccccccctgattttcaggtgtcCCTAGCCCTCTCTAATGCCCAATTAAAGCCTGCCAAATCATCTCATACGTAGGTTACGTAACAACTATTTCGTAGATGTAGCATTGCTCTTGTACAATCCAAGGTGCTCAGGGAAGATGGTTATAGAAATAACCGAGTGCGGATAGACTGAGTATCCAAGCACCTTGGGTTAATCACTTGCTTTTTGCCGACGGCCGTCTCATCTTCTTAAATCCACAAGCCCAGAGTGCGGATAGACTGAACTATATTCTCCGGATTTACGTTGATTGTTCTGGACAAGCAGTGAACAGGGAGAAAAGCTCTATATTTTAATGCCAATACACAGCAACCCACACCGGAGGCGCTCAAGCAATCACTCGAAATACATGTTGAAGCCTTTCCGGAGCGCTACTTGGGATTACCTACAGCTATTGGTAAGATAACTAGTGGGATGTTTGACCACATTGTGGATCGATGTCGAAGTAAAATGCACGGCTACTCTGAATGGAATATGGCTTGTGCGGCACGAGAGGTATTGCTCAAAATAGTGGTCCAGGCCATTCCTACTTTCAGTATGAGCTATTTTCTGCTTACCAAAAAGGTGTGCAAGAGCATTATTTCATGTATGGCCAAATATTGGTGAGGAAGCTCtatagacaaacatacactccACTGGCTTTTTGGGATAAACTGGCGACACCCAAAGTGAAGGGCGGCATGGGGTTCCGTGACATGCATGTGTTCAACCTCGCAATGCTCGGGAAAAATGGCTGGCGTCTTCTCACAAAACCGGAGTCTTTATGCGCGCGAGTGCTGAAGGGCAAATATTATCCGCATACTGACTTTCTCAATGCGAGTGCTCCTTCTCGAGCCTCGGCTACGTGGAAGGCTATTATTGCGGGAAGAAAGGCTCTAGATGTTGGGCTAATCAAAAGAGTTGGAGACGATTCTACTATCTGCACTTGGATAGATCCCTGGATCCTTGGCAATCTTTCTCTGAAACCGATGAGTCGCATTGGCTCTTCCCCACTGGCCATGGTCTCAGAGTTGATAGATGACTATGCAGGCAACTGGAATGTGGAAATCATTCAAGCAAATTTCTTGCCACGGGATGTTGAAGCTATCCTCAATATACCCCTAAATAGCAACGGTGGCGAAGATTTTCTGGCATGGGCCTTAGAGAAATCCGGCAACTACTCTGTAAAATCCGTGTATCGCTCTCTTGTGACTCAGAACGAGCACCGCGCTCTAGAGGAAGGGACGATTACAGAAGCTTCATCAACTAACAAACAAATGTGGAATGCCCTATGAAAATTACATGTGGTTCCCAAAGTCCATGTATTCTGGTGGAGAGTACTCCGGGGAATCCTACCAGATTCGGTTACTTTGAAATATCAACACACTAAACCCTTGGGCCGGTGTGATATTTGCAAAGCTACGGATGAAAACTTGCTTCATGCACTAGCTCATTGCTCGCATGCAAGGCAGTTCTGGATAGCAGCGGCAGATAGATTCCAGCTTCGTCTACCTCGACTGCATTCGGATACTTGGGCGCAGGATATTCTTATGGACTCCCAGTTCGTAGAAGAAGGTCGCTGCAGAATCATTATGATCATGACAACATATGGTCATCACACAACTGTTGGACTCGTGATCGCGATGGCTACGATCCAGTTCGGGCCCTAAAGTGGATTCATGAAACCTTGGCTATCCTAGATCTTCCGTCGTCGCACAAGGAGAGCTTGGCGGCTCAGTGTTAGTGCCCACCCGAGGCAGGCTGGGTTACCATAAACACGGATGTTGCTGTCAGTATTGAAGACATGAAATTTGGAGCGGGAGGGGTGGCTCTTTCGCACCTTTACTTTCTTGGAACTTGGAGTAAACCTCTATCGGGTGTCACTGACCCGTTCATTGTTGAACTCTTAGCTTTCCGGGAGGGGATGATCTTTGCTCAACTTCGTGGCTTCTCACATGTGGTAATGGAGATTGACTGCTTGGAGCTAGTCAACATCTGAAAATCGCGCGACAATTCTCGTTCAATTGCTGCACCTATCTTTGAGGAATTAGAGGATATTAGTGCTAGTTTTGCTTCTTTGACGGTTACTCATGTTGGTAGATCTTGCAATGTACTAGCCCATCAGTGTGCTCGCCTCGCTTGCTCACTGGATGGCACTGAAAGCTGGCTTGGTTCCAGCCCTGAGTTCCTACGGTCTTGCCTAAAGACAGATTGTAACCTCATCATGCTACTTGATTAATAAAGCTCCTAAATTCGTTGCAAAAAAAGATAAATAACTgagttttgttttctttttatgGAAATTCTATCTGGCCGACCCTCGTCGAGAGAACACGCCACCACCCAAAAAATATGGCAAGCATCTCCCACGTTACTCGTAAAGGGCCACGTTCAATTGTTCCTTCCAAAGGATGTGGTACGATTCAAATTCTTGATTTGGGGTATTTCAGTGGCCAGTGTCAATGTTAGTAATCTCACAAAGTGTGTCCCATGTGCCCAAAATAGCGGCCCCGAACTAATTACTAGATCTGATAGTCTTAGGATAGTCAAGATGGTAACTGAAGAAGATGTTTGTCGGAAGATACTTACATCACAAATTATTTATCTTGAGATCTCAACCTTTCTTTTGTGTAAGCATGTGGTACACTATAGTAGAGGACTATACACCAAGGGCGTGGATAGCCCGGATTGACAAGAGTTTCTAAGGACTCTCCGGGCTCGGGACAAGTCGTTCGAAGGCAGGCACTTGGAGGAGATAAGAGTGGACATGTCAAATCCAAGAACTTATTGTTGCGAGCGCTATATTCCTCATACTCGTCAGAGATTGGATCATATAATATCATACTGAAGACATAGAAGTTCTTGCCAAAGAAGGTCAACCTATATATAAGCCCTGCATACCCTcaccaaagattcaaaccattaCGAAGCTATTATCGCAAGACCTCCAATCCGTAATCTACACCCCCCTTATTTATCAATCTATACATAATAATAAAGTGATTAGTACGTCTGACCATCCGTTTTAAAATTACCCCTAAAGTTAGCACAAATTACCCACCATACCATCCATAAGTGAGAAAACACAAACCATTTTTTTTCCTATGAAGGCGCTCGCAATCCCGTTGGAAATCGCAAGTTGGCTAGTAGGGCACTAGCTAGAGCTTCCCTCTTCCATCAGAGAGAACTAGGTTCGATCCCACCTAGCTCCTACATGATTTCCAAAAAAATCGAAGTTTCATTTTTGTGAATTTATGAAAACAAtattccaaaaatcataaaatgtttgtggattaaaaaaatattcatgattcTGAAGAACTATTTGCGTATTC contains:
- the LOC125535649 gene encoding uncharacterized protein LOC125535649, whose protein sequence is MAAAGSSAAWKRWLRPEVYPIFAATGVAVSICAMQLIRNITTNPEVRVTKENRAAGIQENFDEGKRYSQHGFRKFIDRQRPEIMPAINNFFSDPPKY